From a region of the Cucumis sativus cultivar 9930 chromosome 6, Cucumber_9930_V3, whole genome shotgun sequence genome:
- the LOC101221445 gene encoding uncharacterized protein LOC101221445: MIESIGQFGPGLKPPSYHELRAPCLKKELEATNELMSNHKVEWAKVGCTVMADGCTDIRNRTLTNFLVNSPKGTMFIESIDASSYVKDGKKMFELLDNFVDRIGEANVVQVVTDSASANVMVGRLLEAKRPQLIWPPCAAHCLDLMFEDIYKTSNIRKALKIGMEISNFIYVQPGLLNMMRCFTNQKELVRPAKTRFATACITLSSIHRQKNNLRKMFTSDEWKNSKWSKEQQAKRVVQTILLASFWTTIVFTLKVSGPLVRVLRLVDGEKKPPMGYIYEAMDRAKEAIAKSFNNNEEKYKDIFTIIDKRWELQLHRPLHAAGYYLNPSFYYSNPNIQEDDEIVNGLYSCITLLHWKYKTKYLQN; the protein is encoded by the exons ATGATTGAGTCAATTGGGCAATTCGGTCCTGGATTGAAACCACCATCTTATCATGAGTTAAGAGCTCCATGTTTGAAGAAGGAATTAGAAGCAACAAATGAGTTGATGAGTAACCATAAGGTAGAGTGGGCCAAGGTTGGATGCACTGTTATGGCTGATGGATGCACCGATATAAGAAATAGGACATTAACTAACTTTTTAGTTAACAGTCCTAAAGGCACTATGTTTATTGAGTCCATCGATGCTTCATCTTACgtgaaagatggaaaaaagATGTTCGAGTTACTTGATAATTTTGTAGACCGAATTGGAGAAGCGAATGTTGTACAAGTAGTTACCGATAGTGCCTCAGCAAATGTGATGGTAG GGAGATTGTTAGAAGCAAAGCGACCACAGTTAATATGGCCTCCGTGTGCCGCTCATTGCTTAGATTTGATGTTTGAGGATATATACAAGACCTCGAATATTCGCAAAGCATTGAAAATAGGCATGGAGATTAgcaatttcatatatgttcAACCTGGATTGTTAAACATGATGCGATGTTTTACTAACCAAAAGGAGTTAGTTAGACCAGCTAAGACTCGTTTTGCTACTGCCTGCATTACATTATCGAGTATACATCGTCAAAAGAATAATCTGAGGAAGATGTTTACTTCAGATGAATGGAAGAATAGCAAATGGAGTAAGGAGCAACAAGCGAAACGAGTAGTTCAGACTATTTTGTTGGCTAGTTTTTGGACTACAATTGTTTTCACTCTTAAAGTATCTGGCCCACTAGTCCGAGTTCTTAGATTGGTTGATGGCGAGAAGAAGCCACCTATGGGATATATTTATGAGGCCATGGATAGAGCTAAGGAAGCTATTGCTAAAtcctttaataataatgaagaaaaatacaaggaCATTTTCAccataattgataaaagatgGGAGCTTCAGTTGCATCGTCCTCTGCATGCAGCGGGATATTATTTAAACCCGTCATTCTATTATTCGAATCCTAACATCCAGGAGGATGATGAAATAGTTAATGGACTCTATTCATGCATAACGTTGCTTCATTGGAAGTACAAGACAAAATACTTGCAGAACTAA